In Streptomyces sp. NBC_01426, one genomic interval encodes:
- a CDS encoding cation:proton antiporter, whose translation MTDDQILLGLTLTVLLAVGSQILASRLRVPALIVLLPVGFAAGALTDVIHPERLMGANFSALVSLAVAVILYDAGLGLNVRNLTGRTRWIVGRLLLIGILLTFFVTAAVAPAMFGMPLRVASMLGTILVVSGPTVVGPLLEFVRPTDKVRRILIWEGTLTDPIGGILGALVFHAIATTHRVDIGRGYQLGQFGISMAVGLAGGAVGTALLWLTLRTLRLGGVLGTLAQLATVITVSAGCDIVRDDTGLIAAIVTGLAVTNIRGFDMPARRPFFETLIQLIIGLLFVSISSTVTPASLVPVLLPSLALIAILVLVVRPLVAFAATKGSGLTFGERAFTGWMAPRGIVAAATASAFAAGLVERGVAGAARILPVTFLVIVGTVLLYSLTAAPVARRLGVVKPTGTRLLLVGGEPWVVDMGRALRTAGLDVLMWAGLDEERRRIKDAGIDLAKGELLATATNPGARLEGVTAVLLATDDDDFNALASVVMESNVEEHVYRVGPPHGSHGVVAPYTGGDILFGTALVRHVLAQRYEEGARFVVRPASSPRPPASDTLFVIRADRRLEPVTEQQRVTPREGDCVVLLVPGPAAEPAGGAPPPPALP comes from the coding sequence GTGACCGATGACCAGATCCTTCTCGGGCTCACTCTGACCGTGCTGCTCGCGGTCGGCTCCCAGATCCTGGCGAGCCGGCTGCGCGTCCCCGCCCTGATCGTGCTCCTGCCGGTCGGCTTCGCCGCCGGAGCACTGACGGACGTCATCCATCCGGAACGACTGATGGGGGCCAACTTCTCGGCCCTGGTCTCGCTGGCCGTCGCCGTGATCCTCTACGACGCCGGTCTCGGGCTCAACGTGCGCAACCTCACCGGCCGCACCCGCTGGATCGTGGGGAGGCTGCTGTTGATCGGCATCCTCCTGACGTTCTTCGTCACCGCTGCCGTGGCACCGGCCATGTTCGGCATGCCGCTCAGGGTGGCGTCGATGCTCGGGACGATCCTCGTCGTCTCGGGGCCGACCGTCGTGGGACCGCTGCTGGAGTTCGTGCGGCCGACCGACAAGGTGCGTCGCATCCTGATCTGGGAAGGGACGCTGACCGACCCGATCGGCGGCATCCTCGGCGCCCTCGTCTTCCACGCCATCGCCACCACCCACCGGGTCGACATCGGCCGCGGCTACCAACTGGGCCAGTTCGGCATCAGCATGGCGGTCGGCCTGGCCGGAGGGGCGGTGGGCACCGCCCTGCTGTGGCTCACCCTGCGCACCCTGCGGCTCGGCGGGGTGCTCGGCACGCTCGCGCAACTGGCCACCGTGATCACCGTCTCGGCGGGCTGCGACATCGTGCGCGACGACACCGGGCTCATCGCCGCGATCGTCACGGGCCTCGCGGTCACGAACATCCGCGGCTTCGACATGCCGGCACGGCGTCCCTTCTTCGAGACGCTGATCCAGCTGATCATCGGGCTGTTGTTCGTCTCCATCTCCTCGACCGTCACTCCGGCATCACTGGTCCCCGTGCTGCTTCCCTCCCTCGCCCTCATCGCGATCCTCGTCCTGGTGGTGCGCCCGCTCGTCGCCTTCGCCGCCACGAAGGGCTCGGGCCTGACCTTCGGCGAGCGGGCCTTCACCGGGTGGATGGCCCCACGCGGCATCGTCGCGGCGGCCACGGCGTCCGCCTTCGCGGCCGGTCTCGTCGAACGGGGGGTGGCCGGAGCGGCCAGGATCCTCCCGGTGACCTTCCTGGTGATCGTGGGCACCGTTCTGCTGTACTCGCTGACGGCTGCGCCCGTGGCCCGTCGCCTGGGCGTCGTCAAGCCGACGGGCACGCGGCTGCTCCTGGTGGGCGGGGAACCATGGGTGGTCGACATGGGGAGGGCTCTGCGTACAGCCGGACTCGACGTGCTGATGTGGGCGGGGCTCGACGAGGAGAGACGGCGCATCAAAGACGCGGGGATCGATCTCGCGAAGGGGGAACTGTTGGCCACGGCCACCAACCCCGGAGCACGCCTGGAAGGGGTGACGGCCGTGCTCCTGGCCACCGACGACGACGACTTCAACGCGCTCGCCTCCGTCGTGATGGAGAGCAACGTGGAAGAACACGTCTACCGGGTCGGTCCGCCGCACGGCAGCCACGGTGTCGTCGCCCCCTACACCGGCGGTGACATCCTCTTCGGCACGGCGCTCGTCCGTCACGTTCTGGCACAGCGCTACGAAGAAGGGGCCCGCTTCGTGGTGCGGCCCGCGTCCTCGCCGCGCCCGCCGGCTTCCGACACCCTCTTCGTGATCCGGGCCGACCGCCGGTTGGAACCGGTCACCGAGCAGCAGCGTGTCACACCGCGCGAGGGCGACTGCGTGGTCCTGCTCGTGCCCGGACCCGCCGCCGAGCCGGCCGGAGGCGCCCCGCCGCCTCCGGCTCTACCGTGA